One window from the genome of Sphingomicrobium arenosum encodes:
- a CDS encoding sensor histidine kinase translates to MTAIERLFRSLSTPTKLVIAIAVALLPIGALTVYTTSAELADTRRAVLGDAQGEMLSAARSVETLIARNALALRVSAYGALAVDERDPCAVARDALSVAPAVARRFSITGGDGAVDCGNLDLEGLAEMDPVANGRVELWVDPAREGLLLRVGIPGASATGMITSKELAEAIAAATSDVDGFTLEDGSRSLVLIEPAATRPPGTRHEELSFALVDRKLTALVASDYVDIDVRDRLNIFLPVLMWALAAILSWALVHLLFMKPLRRLNRAVRDYDVETHDFTPPEKLGPAREIRELGESFSATVARIEEGEKDLLQAIEGQRKLVREVHHRVKNNLQVVASLLNIHSRGASGDEAREAYAGIGRRVEALSVVHRNHFAEIEESRGIQLRPLVTELAASLRASAPNAQLAMNLDLDGAATTQDAAVSAAFFITEVVEYAILRDAVEVEISLRRTSELTARLSVASEALVGAGGDEPRHVQFERIVDGLSRQLRSPLDKKLGGYSVELPVFPEENDA, encoded by the coding sequence ATGACCGCCATCGAGCGCCTCTTCCGTTCGCTCTCCACCCCGACGAAGCTGGTCATCGCCATCGCCGTGGCGTTGCTTCCGATCGGCGCGCTGACGGTCTACACCACCTCCGCCGAACTGGCCGACACGCGCCGCGCGGTCCTCGGTGACGCCCAGGGCGAGATGCTGTCCGCGGCGCGCTCGGTCGAGACGCTGATCGCGCGCAACGCGCTGGCGCTGCGCGTGTCGGCCTATGGCGCGCTGGCGGTGGACGAGCGCGATCCGTGCGCGGTGGCGCGCGATGCGCTGTCGGTCGCGCCGGCCGTGGCGCGGCGATTCTCGATCACCGGGGGCGATGGCGCCGTGGATTGCGGCAATCTCGACCTCGAGGGACTTGCCGAGATGGATCCCGTCGCCAACGGGCGGGTCGAACTATGGGTCGATCCGGCACGCGAGGGCCTGTTGCTGCGCGTCGGCATCCCGGGCGCGAGCGCGACCGGCATGATCACCTCGAAGGAACTGGCCGAAGCCATCGCCGCTGCGACCAGCGATGTGGACGGCTTCACCCTCGAGGACGGCAGCCGCAGCCTCGTCCTGATCGAACCCGCCGCGACCAGGCCGCCGGGGACGCGCCACGAGGAACTGTCCTTCGCGCTGGTCGATCGCAAGCTCACCGCGCTCGTCGCGTCGGATTATGTCGACATCGACGTGCGCGACCGGCTCAACATCTTTCTGCCGGTGCTGATGTGGGCGCTCGCCGCCATCCTGTCCTGGGCGCTGGTCCACCTGCTCTTCATGAAGCCGCTCAGGCGCCTCAACCGCGCGGTGCGCGATTATGACGTCGAGACGCATGATTTCACCCCGCCCGAAAAGCTCGGCCCCGCGCGCGAGATTCGCGAATTGGGCGAGAGCTTTTCCGCCACCGTCGCGCGGATCGAGGAGGGCGAGAAGGATCTCCTCCAGGCGATCGAGGGGCAGCGCAAATTGGTGCGCGAGGTGCATCACCGGGTGAAGAACAACCTTCAGGTCGTCGCCAGCCTGCTCAACATCCATTCGCGCGGCGCGAGCGGCGATGAAGCGCGCGAGGCCTATGCCGGCATCGGCCGCCGCGTCGAGGCGTTGAGCGTCGTCCACCGCAACCATTTCGCCGAGATCGAGGAGAGCCGGGGCATCCAGCTGCGTCCGCTGGTGACCGAGCTCGCCGCGAGCCTGCGCGCGTCGGCCCCCAATGCGCAACTCGCCATGAACCTCGATCTCGACGGTGCGGCCACGACGCAGGACGCCGCCGTCTCGGCCGCCTTCTTCATCACCGAGGTGGTCGAATATGCGATCCTGCGCGATGCGGTCGAGGTCGAGATCTCGCTGCGCCGGACGAGCGAATTGACCGCGCGGCTGTCGGTCGCGAGCGAGGCGCTGGTCGGCGCCGGCGGGGACGAACCGCGCCATGTCCAGTTCGAGCGGATCGTCGATGGCTTGAGCCGCCAATTGCGCTCGCCGCTCGACAAAAAACTCGGTGGCTACTCGGTCGAATTGCCGGTTTTCCCGGAAGAAAATGACGCCTGA
- a CDS encoding response regulator, with translation MSLGQELAPHLPFLRRYARALTGSQVHGDNFVRTTLETIVENPDEFPRDRDPRLGLYRTFHAIWSTAHIEDDADPSARQTGEAESIAQARLSQITPLSRQALLLTSLEGFSNEDTAYLIDTSAEDVDKLVKEATSEIEKQTRADVLIIEDEPIIAMDIETIVRDLGHNVTGVAVTRDEAVAQAKSDRPSLVLADIQLADDSSGIDAVKDILADFRVPVIFITAFPERLLTGERPEPTFLITKPFQRSTVKAAISQALFFDAATVPA, from the coding sequence ATGTCACTCGGCCAGGAACTCGCCCCCCATCTGCCCTTCCTGCGGCGCTATGCGCGCGCGCTGACCGGCAGCCAGGTGCACGGCGACAATTTCGTGCGCACCACGCTCGAGACGATCGTCGAAAATCCCGACGAATTCCCGCGCGATCGCGATCCGCGTCTCGGGCTCTATCGCACCTTCCACGCCATCTGGTCGACCGCGCACATCGAGGATGATGCCGATCCGTCGGCGCGCCAGACCGGCGAGGCGGAGAGCATCGCACAGGCCCGCCTGTCGCAGATCACCCCGCTGTCGCGCCAGGCGCTCCTGCTGACCAGCCTCGAGGGTTTTTCCAACGAGGATACGGCCTATCTCATCGACACCAGCGCCGAAGATGTCGACAAGCTGGTCAAGGAAGCAACCAGCGAGATCGAGAAGCAGACCCGCGCCGACGTGCTCATCATCGAGGACGAACCGATCATCGCGATGGATATCGAGACGATCGTGCGCGACCTCGGCCATAATGTCACCGGCGTCGCCGTCACGCGCGATGAAGCAGTGGCGCAGGCCAAGTCGGACCGCCCGAGCCTCGTGCTGGCAGATATCCAGCTGGCCGATGATTCCTCAGGGATCGACGCGGTCAAGGACATCCTCGCCGATTTCCGGGTGCCGGTGATCTTCATCACTGCCTTCCCCGAGCGACTGCTCACCGGCGAGCGCCCCGAGCCGACCTTCCTCATCACCAAGCCGTTCCAGCGTTCGACCGTGAAGGCGGCGATCAGCCAGGCACTGTTCTTCGACGCGGCGACCGTCCCGGCCTGA
- the zapE gene encoding cell division protein ZapE — protein MTSAEAGPVGTAYAAAIEAGEIRPDPDQSRAVDALDKFAADLGRTRRGFLSRMFGRETPAPCGVYMWGGVGRGKSMLMDLAFETIPIQRKKRSHFAPFMLDVHQRLRRKRDEGVEDALIRVAEDIADEARFLAFDEMMVTNSADAMIMSRLFTALIERGVGVVTTSNRPPSDLYKDGLNRELFLPFIKLIEAQMRVVPLNGPTDYRIGRVKGMRLWHSPLGPAATQALSHAFFDLTGHAETEPENVPSTELDVGGGRSLYVPRALGGVAVLSFKRLCGEARGSADYLAIARNYHTVILVGVPVMGPDMRNEAARFVSLVDALYEHGVRLLVAAEAEPADLYPSGDGSFEFERTVSRLEEMRSADYLDEGHRPEGREA, from the coding sequence ATGACGAGCGCTGAGGCCGGCCCCGTCGGCACGGCCTATGCGGCGGCGATCGAGGCGGGCGAAATTCGCCCCGACCCCGACCAGAGCCGCGCCGTCGACGCGCTCGACAAGTTCGCCGCCGACCTCGGCCGCACGAGGCGCGGCTTCCTCAGCCGGATGTTCGGGCGCGAGACCCCCGCGCCCTGCGGCGTCTACATGTGGGGTGGCGTCGGGCGCGGCAAGTCGATGCTGATGGACCTCGCCTTCGAGACCATCCCGATCCAGCGCAAGAAACGCTCGCACTTCGCGCCCTTCATGCTCGACGTGCACCAGCGATTGCGCCGCAAGCGCGACGAAGGGGTCGAGGACGCGCTGATCCGCGTCGCCGAGGATATTGCCGACGAGGCGCGCTTCCTCGCCTTCGATGAAATGATGGTCACCAACAGCGCCGATGCGATGATCATGAGCCGCCTCTTCACCGCGCTGATCGAGCGCGGGGTAGGGGTGGTGACCACGTCGAACCGGCCGCCGTCAGACCTCTACAAAGATGGTCTCAATCGCGAACTCTTCCTGCCCTTCATCAAGCTCATCGAGGCGCAGATGCGCGTCGTGCCCTTGAATGGCCCGACCGACTATCGCATCGGCCGCGTGAAGGGGATGCGGCTATGGCACAGCCCCCTGGGCCCTGCGGCAACGCAAGCCTTGAGCCATGCCTTCTTCGACCTCACCGGCCATGCCGAGACCGAACCCGAGAATGTCCCGTCGACCGAGCTCGACGTCGGCGGCGGGCGCAGCCTGTACGTGCCCAGGGCCCTTGGCGGCGTCGCAGTGTTAAGTTTCAAGCGCCTGTGCGGCGAGGCGCGCGGCAGCGCCGACTATCTCGCCATCGCGCGCAATTATCACACGGTGATCCTCGTCGGCGTCCCCGTCATGGGCCCCGACATGCGCAACGAGGCAGCGCGCTTCGTCAGCCTCGTCGATGCGCTCTACGAACATGGCGTGCGATTGCTGGTGGCGGCTGAGGCCGAACCCGCCGACCTCTACCCCAGCGGCGACGGCAGCTTCGAATTCGAGCGCACGGTCAGCCGGCTCGAGGAAATGCGCAGCGCCGACTATCTCGACGAAGGTCACCGCCCCGAGGGCCGCGAGGCATAA
- a CDS encoding succinate dehydrogenase iron-sulfur subunit: MAEFRLPKNSRVKKGKAHPAQEGTNTKTVKIYRYDPETGENPRYDTYEIDLDKCGPMVLDAIIKIKNEIDPTLTFRRSCREGICGSCAMNMDGKNGLACTSAIEDYKGTLTIHPLPHMEVVKDLVGDFTHFYAQYSSIQPWLKSETPEPSGRERQQAPDDRAKLDGLYECILCACCSTSCPSYWWNSDRFLGPAILLQAYRWIADSRDEATGERLDQLEDPYRLYRCHTIMNCANACPKGLNPAKAIAETKKLIAERAA, from the coding sequence GTGGCGGAATTTCGTCTTCCCAAGAACAGCCGTGTGAAGAAGGGCAAGGCCCATCCCGCGCAGGAAGGGACCAACACCAAGACGGTCAAGATCTACCGCTACGACCCCGAAACGGGCGAGAATCCGCGCTACGACACCTACGAGATCGACCTCGACAAGTGCGGGCCGATGGTTCTCGACGCGATCATCAAGATCAAGAATGAGATCGACCCCACGCTGACCTTCCGCCGCTCGTGCCGCGAGGGCATCTGCGGCTCGTGCGCGATGAACATGGACGGCAAGAACGGGCTCGCCTGCACTTCGGCGATCGAGGATTACAAGGGCACGCTGACGATCCACCCGCTGCCGCACATGGAAGTGGTCAAGGATCTCGTCGGCGACTTCACCCACTTCTACGCGCAGTACAGCTCGATCCAGCCTTGGCTGAAGTCGGAAACCCCCGAACCCTCGGGCCGCGAGCGCCAGCAGGCACCCGACGACCGCGCCAAGCTGGACGGCCTCTACGAATGCATCCTGTGCGCCTGCTGCTCGACTTCGTGCCCGAGCTACTGGTGGAACTCGGACCGCTTCCTCGGCCCGGCGATCCTCCTCCAGGCCTATCGCTGGATCGCCGACAGCCGCGACGAAGCCACCGGTGAGCGCCTCGACCAGCTCGAGGATCCCTATCGCCTCTATCGCTGCCACACGATCATGAACTGCGCCAACGCCTGCCCCAAGGGCCTCAACCCGGCCAAGGCGATCGCGGAAACGAAGAAGCTGATCGCCGAACGCGCGGCGTAA
- a CDS encoding sigma-70 family RNA polymerase sigma factor, protein MTNQAKAEDEGEKKPDPVPLPDDEFKDQLAQVIPHLRAFGRSLSGNRDTADDLVQETLLKAWAARKRFQAGTNMRAWTFIILRNLFLSQMRRARFKGEWDDVTAAKILAAPAAQDRHVELGDMQRALMQLPQPQREALILVGAGGFAYEEAAQICGCAVGTIKSRVARGRVALENLLNGEDLPPRKQHETDPDLSALQNIMSQVDELSNEN, encoded by the coding sequence TTGACCAACCAGGCCAAAGCAGAGGACGAGGGCGAGAAGAAGCCCGATCCGGTGCCGCTGCCGGACGACGAGTTCAAGGACCAGCTCGCGCAGGTCATTCCGCATCTGCGCGCCTTCGGTCGCTCGCTCTCGGGCAACCGCGATACCGCCGATGACCTCGTTCAGGAAACGCTCCTCAAGGCATGGGCGGCGCGCAAGCGCTTCCAGGCGGGCACCAACATGCGCGCCTGGACCTTCATCATCCTGCGCAACCTGTTCCTCAGCCAGATGCGCCGCGCGCGTTTCAAGGGCGAATGGGACGATGTGACCGCGGCCAAGATCCTCGCCGCGCCCGCTGCGCAGGACCGTCACGTCGAACTGGGCGACATGCAGCGCGCGCTGATGCAGCTGCCGCAGCCGCAGCGCGAGGCGCTGATCCTCGTCGGCGCGGGCGGTTTCGCCTATGAAGAAGCGGCGCAGATCTGCGGTTGCGCGGTCGGCACGATCAAGAGCCGGGTGGCACGCGGACGCGTGGCGCTGGAAAATCTTCTCAACGGCGAGGATCTCCCGCCGCGCAAGCAGCATGAGACCGACCCCGACCTGTCGGCGCTGCAGAATATCATGAGCCAGGTCGACGAACTCTCCAACGAGAATTGA
- a CDS encoding NepR family anti-sigma factor produces the protein MSGTDKNAASDKKSEDTAKPAKGAARKGRDDNLGRALKSVYDETLREDIPDDLRDLLGKLD, from the coding sequence TTGAGCGGCACCGACAAGAACGCAGCTTCTGACAAGAAGAGCGAGGACACCGCCAAGCCGGCCAAGGGCGCCGCGCGCAAGGGCCGCGACGACAATCTCGGTCGGGCGCTCAAGTCCGTCTACGACGAGACGCTGCGCGAGGACATTCCCGACGATCTGCGCGACTTGCTCGGCAAGCTGGACTGA
- a CDS encoding YEATS-associated helix-containing protein, which produces MDKVIAVAGIILGAALLGSVAAWLMGHPAGQEVGATGHRRARRYGLATYVMVGLVAAGSVPLLLSLVRSDLVAGIFDAEWGAIYENLVILFGLGLVASYSSRFFVESSSRRIMDDVDVMRTQLKEAQATNRALAEYVDDRAAEPRSEAKGAAAKKQAEAHKKAANDLSEAQQLFVQSLGYEDQAILKALTVRDYRTAAGIAADLEMPRFKVTEKLDDMVEAGLAKAVESPVTHGLRYAIQPIGWGALAHAHKAEPVASLI; this is translated from the coding sequence ATGGATAAGGTCATTGCCGTTGCCGGCATCATCCTTGGTGCCGCGCTTCTGGGCAGCGTCGCCGCCTGGCTCATGGGTCATCCGGCGGGCCAGGAAGTGGGCGCCACCGGGCACCGCCGCGCGCGCCGCTACGGGCTCGCCACCTATGTCATGGTCGGTCTCGTCGCCGCCGGCTCGGTGCCGCTGCTCCTGAGCCTCGTGCGCTCCGACCTCGTCGCGGGGATTTTTGATGCGGAATGGGGCGCGATCTACGAAAATCTCGTGATCCTGTTCGGGCTCGGCCTCGTCGCCAGCTATTCGAGCCGCTTCTTCGTCGAAAGCTCCTCGCGCCGCATCATGGACGATGTCGACGTGATGCGCACCCAGCTGAAGGAAGCGCAGGCGACCAATCGCGCGCTGGCCGAATATGTCGACGATCGCGCCGCCGAGCCGCGCTCGGAAGCCAAGGGTGCCGCGGCCAAGAAGCAGGCCGAGGCGCACAAGAAGGCCGCCAACGACCTGTCGGAGGCGCAGCAGCTGTTCGTCCAGTCGCTCGGCTATGAGGACCAGGCGATCCTCAAGGCGCTGACGGTGCGCGACTATCGCACTGCAGCGGGCATCGCCGCCGACCTCGAAATGCCGCGCTTCAAGGTGACCGAGAAGCTCGACGACATGGTCGAGGCGGGGCTGGCCAAGGCAGTGGAATCGCCCGTCACTCATGGCCTGCGCTATGCCATCCAGCCGATCGGCTGGGGCGCGCTGGCGCATGCGCACAAGGCGGAGCCGGTGGCGAGCCTGATCTAA
- the glnE gene encoding bifunctional [glutamate--ammonia ligase]-adenylyl-L-tyrosine phosphorylase/[glutamate--ammonia-ligase] adenylyltransferase has protein sequence MNRGRNDRDHAWQRAERHAPFLRAAAQRHPAILDTFLSDGSEAAVAQAMAIEEDGIGRQLRARRDALALGVALADLSGEWKLEQVTRSLSDFADMAIDRAFAAALHKRVEGAPLEGITAIALGKLGSRELNYSSDVDLILLYDPERLPLPPRREAGETAVRIARDFVSLMQERTPEGYVQRVDLRLRPASEATPIALPVGAAISHYESAALPWERAAFIRARVAGGDRLLGQHFLDAIQPFVWRRAVDFGVIDEVRGIAGQVRDHYASGQAFGPGYDLKRGRGGIREIEFFVQSHQMIFGGREPALREGATLDAIAALVAGGHFQSDDAASLGHAYRALRTAEHRLQMVADKQTHSIPAEPEAIDNVAALDGAASGTAWLEALEPHTQAVAPRFDELVAEQQGRLPAEPRALAARLADFGLEDPASAARLIGGWRAGKARSLRSAKARAAFEAMLPTMLEAIGAGPDPAHAFNRFADIVERVPSAINFYRLLEANPKLARLLGRLLAYSPTLARQLARRPVLLDGLLDKSAFDPPHSAEAFGARITAAIGGLDYDQALDRARGLINEKRFALGVQLIDGEVDPLQVARGYAEVAEGAIHALADRTRAEFELVHGRFDGLGLAILGLGRLGGEALTHASDLDLVFLYDAPQAGQSDGARPLTPADYYNRLANRIVSALSVPTAAGPLYDVDTRLRPQGLEGALAVSFDAFHAYQRGDAWTWEHMALTRARPVYGRTGALDRVAELLGDIFGMDRDPVGTARDAAIMRADMEKHKPPTGPLDLKLGPGGLVDLEFAVHVTQLVSREGLSPRLGEAVAALIEAGLAPRSLAEDHDLLTRMLLLFRLVSPDSSSPSRRTRALVAERLGFENWDEAVAAHDAARHNIADYWKEVRDAGQG, from the coding sequence ATGAATCGAGGCCGAAACGACCGCGACCACGCTTGGCAGCGCGCCGAGCGCCACGCGCCCTTCCTGCGCGCCGCCGCGCAGCGGCATCCCGCGATCCTCGACACGTTCCTGTCGGACGGCAGCGAGGCAGCGGTGGCGCAGGCCATGGCCATCGAGGAAGATGGCATCGGGCGCCAATTGCGCGCGCGGCGCGATGCGCTGGCGCTGGGCGTCGCGCTCGCCGACCTGTCGGGCGAATGGAAGTTGGAGCAGGTGACGCGCAGCCTGTCCGATTTCGCCGACATGGCCATCGACCGCGCCTTTGCCGCCGCGCTCCACAAGCGGGTCGAGGGCGCGCCGCTCGAAGGCATTACCGCCATCGCGCTGGGCAAATTGGGAAGCCGCGAACTCAACTATTCGTCCGACGTGGACCTCATCCTGCTCTACGATCCCGAACGATTGCCGCTCCCGCCGCGCCGCGAGGCGGGGGAAACGGCCGTGCGGATCGCGCGCGACTTCGTGTCGCTGATGCAGGAGCGCACGCCCGAGGGTTATGTCCAGCGGGTCGACCTCCGCCTCCGCCCCGCCAGCGAGGCGACCCCGATCGCGCTGCCCGTCGGCGCGGCCATCTCCCATTATGAGAGCGCCGCGCTGCCGTGGGAACGCGCCGCCTTCATCCGCGCGCGGGTCGCGGGCGGCGACCGCTTGCTCGGCCAGCATTTCCTCGACGCGATCCAGCCCTTCGTCTGGCGCCGCGCGGTCGACTTCGGCGTCATCGACGAGGTGCGCGGCATCGCGGGCCAAGTGCGCGACCATTATGCCAGCGGGCAGGCCTTCGGACCGGGCTATGATCTCAAGCGCGGGCGCGGCGGCATCCGCGAGATCGAATTTTTCGTCCAGTCGCACCAGATGATCTTCGGCGGGCGCGAACCGGCCTTGCGCGAGGGCGCGACACTGGATGCCATCGCGGCACTGGTCGCAGGCGGGCATTTCCAGTCCGACGATGCCGCCAGCCTCGGCCACGCCTATCGCGCGCTGCGCACCGCCGAACATCGCCTCCAGATGGTCGCCGACAAGCAGACCCACAGCATCCCCGCCGAACCCGAGGCGATCGACAATGTCGCCGCTTTGGACGGCGCCGCCTCGGGCACGGCATGGCTGGAGGCGCTCGAACCGCACACGCAAGCCGTCGCACCGCGCTTCGACGAGCTCGTCGCCGAACAGCAGGGGCGGCTGCCCGCCGAGCCGCGCGCATTGGCGGCACGGCTCGCCGATTTCGGGCTCGAGGATCCCGCCTCGGCGGCGCGGCTGATCGGCGGCTGGCGCGCGGGCAAGGCGCGCTCGCTGCGCTCGGCCAAGGCGCGCGCCGCGTTCGAAGCCATGCTGCCGACCATGCTCGAGGCCATCGGCGCGGGCCCCGATCCGGCGCACGCCTTCAACCGCTTCGCCGATATCGTCGAGCGGGTACCGAGCGCGATCAACTTCTATCGCTTGCTCGAAGCCAACCCCAAGCTGGCGCGATTGCTCGGGCGACTGCTCGCTTATTCGCCGACGCTGGCCCGGCAGTTGGCGCGCCGCCCCGTCCTGCTCGACGGCCTGCTCGATAAATCGGCCTTCGACCCGCCGCACTCGGCCGAGGCCTTCGGCGCCCGCATCACCGCGGCGATCGGCGGGCTCGACTATGACCAGGCGCTCGACCGGGCGCGCGGCCTTATCAACGAGAAACGCTTCGCCTTGGGCGTCCAGCTGATCGACGGCGAGGTCGACCCGCTCCAGGTCGCGCGCGGCTATGCCGAGGTCGCCGAGGGCGCGATCCATGCGCTGGCCGATCGCACGCGCGCCGAATTCGAGCTGGTCCATGGCCGCTTCGACGGCCTCGGGCTCGCCATCCTCGGGCTCGGGCGGCTCGGGGGCGAGGCGCTGACCCATGCCAGCGACCTCGACCTCGTCTTCCTTTATGACGCGCCGCAGGCGGGGCAGTCGGACGGGGCCCGCCCGCTAACACCCGCCGACTATTACAATCGCCTCGCGAACCGCATAGTGTCGGCGCTGTCGGTGCCGACCGCGGCAGGGCCCTTATACGATGTCGATACCCGCCTCAGGCCGCAGGGACTCGAGGGCGCGCTGGCGGTCAGCTTCGACGCTTTCCACGCCTATCAGCGCGGCGATGCGTGGACGTGGGAGCATATGGCGCTGACCCGCGCCCGCCCCGTCTATGGCCGGACAGGCGCGCTCGACCGGGTCGCCGAACTGCTCGGCGACATCTTCGGCATGGACCGCGATCCCGTCGGCACTGCGCGCGACGCCGCGATCATGCGCGCCGACATGGAGAAGCACAAACCGCCCACCGGGCCGCTCGACCTCAAGCTCGGTCCGGGCGGGCTGGTCGATCTGGAATTCGCCGTCCACGTCACGCAGCTCGTCAGCCGCGAGGGCCTGTCGCCGCGCCTCGGCGAAGCGGTGGCGGCGCTCATCGAGGCGGGGCTGGCGCCTCGAAGTCTGGCCGAGGATCACGACCTGCTCACCCGGATGCTCCTCCTGTTCCGCCTCGTCAGCCCCGACAGTTCATCGCCCTCGCGCCGCACCCGCGCATTGGTAGCCGAGCGGCTCGGCTTTGAAAATTGGGACGAGGCGGTTGCGGCGCACGACGCGGCCCGGCACAACATCGCCGACTATTGGAAAGAGGTGCGCGATGCTGGACAAGGGTGA
- a CDS encoding peroxiredoxin, producing the protein MLDKGDKAPSLTVKTGTGEMIDLAQPQGKLVVFFYPKDNTPGCTKEAIGFSESLDDFAAAGTRVIGVSRDPMASHDRFTRKHDLTVPLVADEDGAVSDAFGTWGEKKNYGRTYMGMIRSTFLIGADGTILEAWKNVRVAGHVDKVLAAAREA; encoded by the coding sequence ATGCTGGACAAGGGTGACAAGGCGCCGTCGTTGACGGTGAAGACGGGGACGGGCGAGATGATCGACCTCGCCCAGCCGCAGGGCAAGCTCGTCGTCTTCTTCTACCCCAAGGACAATACGCCGGGCTGCACCAAGGAAGCGATCGGCTTCTCAGAAAGCCTCGACGACTTCGCCGCCGCTGGTACCCGCGTCATCGGCGTTTCGCGCGATCCGATGGCGAGCCATGACCGCTTCACCCGGAAGCACGATCTCACCGTGCCCCTCGTCGCCGACGAGGATGGGGCCGTGTCCGATGCCTTCGGGACATGGGGCGAGAAGAAGAATTACGGGCGCACCTATATGGGCATGATCCGTTCGACCTTCCTCATCGGCGCGGACGGCACCATCCTCGAGGCGTGGAAGAATGTCCGCGTCGCGGGTCATGTCGACAAGGTCCTTGCGGCGGCCCGAGAAGCGTAG
- a CDS encoding PaaI family thioesterase, translated as MTTEETKNENGVREHPDHPGWYWWGGWKQPDSFAAQIGLMLFRKGEEPGTGLVRMFPEERHLNPGGSVHGGCIMTFIDMAMFAGGFAAGMERAHYVTLDCHTRFMDRARAGKPLDCLVRIERQTPGGIVFMSGLVTQDGRPCYSYNGTAKRVRDPRKKADDER; from the coding sequence ATGACGACCGAGGAAACCAAGAACGAGAATGGGGTGCGCGAGCATCCCGACCATCCCGGCTGGTATTGGTGGGGCGGGTGGAAGCAGCCCGACAGCTTTGCCGCGCAGATCGGGCTGATGCTGTTCAGGAAGGGCGAGGAGCCCGGTACGGGGCTGGTGCGCATGTTCCCCGAAGAACGGCACTTGAACCCCGGCGGCTCGGTCCATGGCGGCTGCATCATGACCTTCATCGACATGGCGATGTTCGCGGGCGGGTTCGCCGCCGGGATGGAGCGTGCGCATTACGTCACGCTCGACTGCCACACGCGCTTCATGGACCGCGCGCGGGCGGGCAAGCCATTGGACTGCCTCGTCCGCATCGAGCGTCAGACGCCGGGCGGCATCGTCTTCATGTCGGGGCTCGTCACGCAGGATGGGCGTCCCTGCTACAGCTACAACGGCACCGCCAAGCGCGTGCGCGATCCGCGAAAGAAAGCCGATGACGAGCGCTGA
- the tatC gene encoding twin-arginine translocase subunit TatC — MKDIDDTKMPLLDHLVELRKRLLWVVATLGIAFIACFYVAKPIFAVLVQPLLDAGQGRLIFTDIFEAFFVEVKVALFAALMITFPMLAVQLWRFVAPGLYAKEKKAFLPFLLMTPLFFAMGASFAYVVAMPIALDFLLGYEGSVGGVETEALPGIGNYLSFSTKFLFGFGVAFLLPILLMILERAGLVTREQLAKGRRYMIVAAFFIAAVLTPPDAVSQIILAVPLILLYEFALVAIRLTHWRRARAGGVKANEDTADAEA; from the coding sequence GTGAAGGATATCGACGACACCAAGATGCCGCTCCTCGACCATCTCGTGGAGCTGCGCAAACGGCTTCTGTGGGTGGTGGCGACGCTCGGGATCGCCTTCATCGCCTGCTTCTATGTCGCCAAGCCCATTTTCGCCGTGCTGGTCCAGCCTTTGCTCGACGCGGGGCAGGGGCGCCTCATCTTCACCGATATCTTCGAGGCCTTTTTCGTCGAGGTGAAGGTGGCGCTGTTCGCCGCGCTGATGATCACCTTCCCGATGCTCGCGGTGCAACTCTGGCGCTTCGTCGCGCCGGGGCTCTATGCCAAGGAGAAAAAGGCGTTCCTGCCCTTCCTCCTGATGACGCCGCTCTTCTTCGCCATGGGGGCGAGCTTCGCCTATGTCGTCGCCATGCCGATCGCGCTCGATTTCCTCCTGGGCTATGAGGGCAGTGTCGGCGGGGTCGAGACCGAGGCGCTGCCGGGCATCGGCAATTACCTGTCCTTCTCGACCAAGTTCCTGTTCGGCTTCGGGGTCGCCTTCCTGCTGCCGATCCTGCTGATGATCCTCGAGCGCGCCGGGCTGGTGACGCGCGAACAGCTGGCCAAGGGGCGGCGCTACATGATCGTCGCCGCCTTCTTCATCGCTGCCGTCCTGACCCCGCCCGATGCGGTCAGCCAGATCATCCTCGCGGTACCCCTGATCCTGCTCTACGAATTCGCGCTGGTCGCGATCCGGCTCACCCATTGGCGCCGCGCACGGGCAGGGGGCGTCAAGGCGAACGAGGACACCGCCGACGCCGAGGCCTGA